The window AGGCGTGTTTCTGAAGCTTTTTTTTGCGATTTAACTGcatacactcacaaaaataacgttttatATTAAGTAAGAAATTTACTAaaaatcttcatggaacatgaacattactaaatatcttaatgatgtaattattaaaataaagattgacccatgcaatgttttgttggctataGCTACAAATATACCGTGCTACTTATGACGTTACGTTACGTTAAGATATGACAATATCACTGCATTTATTCTTGGtcaataaagaaatatttcaccctaaaataacAACGTCATCACCCTCAtaacattcaaaacatgtttatgactttcttctgtggaacacaaaacatatattttttaagaaatgtctcagtggtctGGTCCATacactggaagtcaatgggggtcagtgttgtttggttaccaacgtttgtcaaaatatattttttgtgtgttctgcagaacatgTGACATGagcatgaataaatgatgaaagaaaacgAATTTCTATTTTGTCCCTCACaacatctgtgtttgtgtaggttGAGCTAGACGGGACATACGTGAAGCCTCCCAGTGATAAGCTCACATACGGAACCATGGTGTTTATTCGCTCGATGATAGTTGGGGAGTCTGCACAAGCTCTCTCCAAATCCTGCACCATCGCCATCCGCTACAGCTCAGTCCGACATCAGTCTGAACTACGCCCAGGGTGAGCTAACATATACATGCTTTCTTATGTTTGCTTCTTCGCTTTATTTTAATTGCATTAAGGAAAATCCTTGTGTTTTCTTCTTAGAGAACCAGAGCCACAGATATTGGACTATCAGACCCAGCAGTATAAACTCTTTCCTCTTCTCGCCACTGCATACGCTTTCCACTTTGTGGGCCAGTACATGAAAACAATATACCATCGCATCACCGGGGACATTAATGAGGGGGATTTTAGTGGGATGCCAGAGGTACATTTCGACTCCACCTCAAGTCTATGTTGTATGTTCATATCGATTATCTGTATATATCATGATTTCTCTTGATGTTTTTGTAGCTGCATGCGTTATCTGCAGGTCTGAAGGCTTTTACAACCTGGGTAGCGAATGCAGGCATTGAAATGTGTCGCATGGCATGCGGCGGTCACGGTTACTCCCGCTGCAGCAGTTTACCTGACATTTACGTCACTTTTACACCCACCTGCACCTATGAGGGAGAGAATACTGTCATGATGCTGCAGACAGCCAGGTATACATTTCCTCTTAATAATGGTGTACTGTTTATCCAATgctttacattaatgcattcgACTGTCATTTTAATCTACAGTAAAGTGACTTGCAGTGCATTCAAGGTATACGTTTGAAAGCAGCATAGAGTTAATCGCAAATGTTAAAGTTGTTTTCCATTTCTGTTGATAAGGTACTTGGTGAAGAGTTATAAGCAAGCCCGGGCAGGACAGCAGTTGAACGGCATCATGTCTTACCTGAATGAACCTCAGCACACGATACAGGCTCAGTCTGTGTCATCACGTCCCTTCATGGTCAATATTAATGACCTGGCTAGTCTTGTAGAAGCCTACAAACTTAGAGCCGCCAAGTAAGTTTTTTGCGAAAACCACGATTCATAGAATTTGTTGTATATGCAGAGTATGTCATTATAAAAGGGATTGTTCATAAAAACTGAACATGTACCGTTTTGTATGACTTTAAATCTTGTGAAATTCACAGAAGAGAAATGcgctagttgcacaagatgttGGTGGTGAACTTTTGCGAGGCCTGAGTCCGCAGACTCGTATCCGGTCGTGTAACGTGTTCTGGCTCAACAAAGTGTTCAGCAATGTAAAGAGGATCTGTCATATCACttatatattactttattcttttttttatctaaaaacacTGCCAAAAATACTCCTTTTCCCATACATTGTCATACAGCCGGAAATTAATCTGCCGACTCTGGCATCACAAAAGCTCACCGGCGCCATCTTGGGCAACTATCGAATTATGATCAGTTcagtttttcatgcattttcgATAAATGGGGACAAAAGCTTTGGAGCTACAAATAAGTtgcaaaaacatcaaacacaatttttttattcgttttttaaggtttatttttggtTTGCTAGGTTTTCCTAATGGaaataaactcagcaaaaaaagaaacgtcctctgactttcaaccgtttttactttcagtaaacttaatatgtgtaaatatttgtatgaacactaaaagagtcaacaccataagacataaactaaaaatgtttcacagacatgtgactaacagaaatagaataatgtgtccctgaatgaaggtaggctcaaaagtaccagtcagtatctggtgtggccaccagctgcttgaagtactgcagtgcatctcctcgtcatggactggaccagatttgtcagttcttgctgtgagatgttaccccactcttccaccaaggcacttgcaagttcctggatctcaatgggattgagatccgggctcttcgctggccatggcagaacactgacattgctgtcatgcagaaactcacgcacagaacgagcagtatggctagtggcattgtcctgctggaggatcatgtccggatgagcatgcataaaggtaccacatgagggaggaggatgtcttccctgtaccgcaaggcattgagattgcctccaatgacaacaagctctggccgatggtgatgtgatataccgccccagaccatgacggaccccccacctccaaatcgatcccgctccagggtacaggcctcggtgtaacgctcattccttcgacgataaacacgaatccgtccatcacccctggtgagacaaaaccgtgactcatcagtgaaaagcactttttgccactcctgtctggtccagcgaaggtgggtttgtgcccatagacggcgttgttgctggtgatgtctggtaagaacctgccttacaacaggcctacaagccctcagtccagcctctctcagcctattgcggacagtctgagcactgatggagagattgtgtgttcctggtgtgactcgggcagttgttgtggccattctgtacctgtcacgaaggtgtgatattcggatgtaccgatcctgtgcaggtgttgttacacgtggtcttccactgcgaggatgatcagctgtccttcctgtctccctgtagcgctgtcttaggcgtctcacagtgcggacatggcaatttattgccctAGCCACATCAGCAGTCCTCATGCCTCCCTGCAGCATGCCTAATTCACGTTCACGCTGAAGAGCAGGGACCCTgggcatctttctttgggtgtttttcacagtcggtagacaagtctctttagtgtcctgcgtttttagaactgtgaccttaaatgcctactctctgtaagctgttaaggtcttaacgaccattccacaggtgcatgttaatgaattgattatggttaattgaacatgcatggaaaacattgtttaaaccctttacattgaagatctgtaaagttatttggatttttacaacattattgttgaaatacacagttctgaaaaagggacgtttctttttttgctgagtttataatgttagtttttggttcccagaacaCTGTGGAAACCCCCAAAATAAGATTATTTTTAGAACAATAAACTACTTtcagattatttaaataaatttgattttatCGTGAATAAATTTGCCAAAAATGGCCCATAGCACTGATATGACGTTGAAAcaagttaataaaaataagtaaactcCCTGACAGGTTCTGGGAACATTATGGTTACTGTAGGTTAtttagcaaaataaatattttgtaacgTTTTAGGAACATCATTTTATAGTTGcaaaaattaaacataataaagaaggtttaaaattgttcatatttgtttattcaatGGAATTACCTGAAAGAAACCAAATACTGTACAGAATATGTTCTTGGaccgttctgtgtttgcttggATAACTGTATTGTAAAAAATGGTTCATTTGACTTTGGCAATAAACGAAGGTTGCTTTACAAATTGGACATTGCTGCCTCTTTTAAAACCAAATCTATTGTAGGACTTCTGTTATATATGTTGTGTTCGAACCACTGGTTTTAACTTTGGAAAAATGTTCACAGGTTAGTTGAAACGGCAGCTAAGGGCATCCAGGTGGAGCTACAGCATGGCAAAAGCAACGAGGATGCCTGGAACAACACTTCCATCGATCTAGTCCGAGCATCTGATGTAAGCCTTCTTTTCATACAACATAATGCAGAGGAAAAATAATTGATGACATTATAATACATCAAATTCTTCAATAAACGACAATAGCCAGTCaagtgttctttttttttaagattcatTTGATATCTTTCTGCCTTTAATTGTACAGTATAGTGTGAGAGTGGAAAGGAAGCAAAGTGGGAGAGAAGGGGGTTGGGTCAGGAAAGTACCACGAGCCGGGAATCGAACTTGGGTTGCCCGGAGCCTAACCGCACATTGTGTTAGCTGCAGTCATGGGTTCTGAGTCTGACTGGTATTCTTCATTGTCTCTCAACAGGCTCATTGTCATTATGTGGTGGTAAAGTTGTTTGCTGCTAAACTGAGTGAGATTGGAGACACAGCCGTTCACTCTGTGATCAGCACTTTGGCTCTTCTTTATGCCCTTCACGGAATTGCACAGAACTCTGGAGACTTCCTACAGGTTATATAAGACACATTCAGTTCTCTTTTCTTTGTATCATGtttacatacagttgtgttgATTATCTTGAATTGTTCAGGCCTTTTACTGACCTTGTTTTTCAACTTATTCAGGCCGGTATACTAAGTGTTCCCCAGCTGTCTCAGATCTCTCAGAGACTAAAGGGTCTACTCTCTGAGATCAGGCCCAATGCAGTGGCTCTGGTGGATGCCTTTGACTACCGTGATGAGATGCTCAATTCTGTTCTGGGTCGATACGATGGCAATGTCTACGAGCACATGTTTGAGTGGGCCAAGAGGTCCCCTCTTAACCATACAGAGGTAAGGGCTCAGTTTTGAGGCGTGTCGGTGttaaaatgcattagctaacataaacAATGGGCAATATAgcttttcagcatttattcatatttggtGATGGTGGTTAAAGGAAAAGTTAATCTCaaaatggtgtttttttttttactcacccaaatgaggttttacatgttttaagaccttccagcgtcttcggaacacaaataaagatattttatattattataggTGAGATCCAGGAGATTTACAGGCCTCCTTACAGacatggttatagttgttgtcaaggtccagaaaagtactaagacattgttaaattgcTCCATCCGCTCATAGTGGCTCGATTGAATTTTTTTGAAGCGACGAGAATAATCTATGtcccaaaaacaaacaaaaaataacgaCTTCAATCAATATATTCATCTCTGGCTTGTCAGTCTATGGAGTACGTTCACAACAGCACTTTGACGCATTCTGTGGGGGCAGACGCCGCCGTTATGACTGACAACCCGGAAGCGCAACTCTGTTTACAAGCAGACGCATGCTGTATATGCGCTGATCTTCGCAAAAGATGTTTGAAACTGATGAAGACACTTTTTACATGACCGTACAAACCCCATGCGAACGCGCCAAAGTGCTCTCGTGAACGCGCACCATAGACTGGCATGACAGAGGAGAAAATATTCAATAAAGTCGTTATTTTGTTATAGAGTATTCTTGTCGcttcaaaacaatgcaattgagccactatgagTGGATGGACCCATTTAACAATGtcttagtacttttctggacctcgACAATAcctataaccatgatgtctatgaggaattgtttttatttgtgctaCGAAGATgccgggaggtcttaaaacatgttgaacgtcatgtgggtgagttaaaaataacccaattttgattttgagatgaacttttccATGAATGCCATTACAGTTATTAATTGTGCATCATGTTAAATCaatgctaaaattaaagtgaaCTATCATTTGTTATTGCTGTAGAAGTGTTTTTCATGGTTCGCTAATACAATAACTAAAAAGTTAACAAAGTTGCATCAGTTAAAACAAAttgtaatattaacagttttaaAAACTGTACATAGACTTAGTTCATGAATATACAATAATcgtacttatttttatttttaaaggtacaTGAGTCCTTCCACAAGTATTTGAAGCCCCTACGGTCGAAATTGTGAGCAGTTACCATTAAGCCTATCTGGAGATCAGCTCTCAGTGACTTCTAGAAAGTTCCTTCTGCTCGTCTCACGAATGAATGCTGCTGTCAGAGATTGGATTATTTTCTTGTGCAACTGGAAATGATTTATTTCAGCGCATTATGTTTTGATTGTCCTCTCTGTGCacttaaaataatcattattcCATGTGTATTAACTTCAACTTCCATGACTTTTACAATTGATTCGATTTCTcccttcattcattttatttgtttttgtctttccaGAGGATGTTTACTTATATATTGGCTGAAATAAATTGATCCAGAATCAACTACCTGTAGTAAACAACATGTATGTTTTCATGTAGGATATGATTAAAGTCTCATTGTGTGACTTGACAAAACTGACTTTACAATGACGTTTTTAAACACTGTAAATAATCTTTGGAGGGATTTTGACTTGGAATTCATGATTTGAGAGTCAGAAATGTTTTCCTTAGTTGATTTAGCCACGAGCACTGTAATAATACTAACTGCAAGGATTTACGCAGCTTTATTTACTGTAGGTTCATTATGATTATTGACCAGATCAAAACTTTTAATTGTTCACATGTACTTTCAACTCttattttctattaataaaggatatattaacatttttgacTGTTGTTTAAATAACCAAATGTCTTTGATTTAGTTTTGCTTTTATCGTTTCTAATCTTGTTTCTAAATTGTATAGTTCAGTAATTTGTGTACATTACTcactatcattttttttctataattttagtttaaagttttttttttatttgattgtttttacatTCACTTTAATTCAGTTTGTTTTATCAAAATCGAGGTTAAATCAGtcacattcatttctattgaacatttaaaaacggCAAATGTAGACCACGTGTTTATATTGAAACAGAATACTTGATGTCAGTAAAGGCCAAGGGGCGGAACACGAGCTCCgaaaagacacaaaatgttGGGCAACTGGACCACCATACATGACTCTCTGTCCTATTCCGAATAAACAACGCGAAGACGTTATATTTCACGTTTGATATTCTAGTATTATGCgatagaatatatatatatatatataatacatatattaatCGAATAGAGTTTGTTACTTCAGGATTGTCTTAAGTGCCAGAGAGAACAGAGGATATGAAGCcatgaagaaaatgttttgaaaattgaGCATATCAATTATTCACAAGGTGGGGGAATCGttttataaagttatttaatagttttattgcaggcatattgaattaaatatttttgttctctGCTAAACTTTCAAAATACAAGGACCTGTGGTTCTTTTGATATTTTCCtaatttaaaatagattttaacacgtactgtttcataaaaatgcttttatgttCCTTACAAAGTTTTGTGTGGCGGTCgatgcggcgctgcgcagaccCATCAACCTATGACATCGAattaccgcgagagcgattgaAAAGCAGTAGTGGACTCTCGCGATACAGACTAACACTCATCCGGATGGACTTTTACGCCTTTAAAGGGTACTTTGGGAAGGTGAAGCCACACAGCTGGGCTACTCTCTCCAAACGTTCACAAATAAAGCTCTTGAGTAGGGCGTGAtgattctctttcttttttttgtcataaagtCAGTAGCGTGATAAAAGCGTCaggcaaaaacaaatgtaaaagcattaaatacttttttgtcatAGCCCTTCCTTCGTGTATCATAGATGAGGCAACTAAATATGGGAGCGATACATTAATTGTCCACAATGCGTTTTGGCCATTTCCATGCAAAGGTTCACattataatagaaaataaagattttaccACAGGTTCTCACCATACTGATCACTCAGAATCAGATACCAAATATTCGGTGGCTTAAATACCCACGCAAGGGCTCTTCTTCATATGTTTCAATCGGGAACATTTCGACCGACATTCCTTATAAATGGgcacaaagaaatttaaaataactattacATGTTCGGGGAATGTTGATTCTGGTTTgccattttaaatgacagaagttttacaACACATGCATAGAAACAATGATATTTTTCTTACGTCTAGACTGGGGTTAAGGAAAATACATATAGATGATTTAATACGCTGGTACTAAACATGCATTCATTGAGAATTCAATTTATAtctcaagttttgactgaaattgtcacatccacaacGCTGGAATTGACCTTTATCATCTCTCAACAGATCGAAATTCATATCTGAAGAACTATGGCATACCAGATCCAGTTATCAGGTGTTTCAATTCCAGTAGTTTCCAGAAAAACAGACCCGCTAATACAATGCATCATAGACAACAAGTTACAGAGATTAAAAAAACGTATCAGAGGAAAGGACATCAATGGGCTTTACCCTTCTGGAGTCTGGAATGATGATGTCACACTGTTAACAGCAGCAGTTATATGCAGGAATGAAGAAATCTGCTCATATCTTATTAAAGAATCTGCTGATCCTAACAAACACTCAACAAATGGACATGCTCCACTACACTATGCTGGTTTTACACCTGGAGTTCCACTGAGTATCGTGAAAAGATTACTTGCAGCAAAAGCTAACACAGAAGGACATGATAGTCAGATTTTCACTCCATTGCAGTTTGCTGTTGATTACAACCGTGATGAAATTGTAAAAGCACTCCTGGAGGCTGGTGCTTCACCTAAAAGTAACTAAGGAAGAAATCAAGCGCTTGACAAAAAAATGGATGATATAATTCATCGACTTTCCTCACAGAATGAAGATTTGGAGAAAGTACagatatttttctctttctcttgtgCTGTTCCAAAGAAACACCAGACAGAGGTTTTCAGCATCTATAAGGCACATTTCCTTAAAGAGAATCCTTTTACTCATACACTTCTGTTTGAGGAGTACTTTAGTGTTATTGGTGCAGGTGCAGAACAATATCAGCAGAGTGCCATCAAGTGGTTAAAAGATACAAAGAGCTCAGACAAATACATTGAGGACGTCATCAAGCGCTTTCCAAGAATTTCTAAGATGCATTATTTAGCAATTGCATTTAATTGCTTAAATGCAGTCTTGCGTGTCAGTGAAAGGATTTCTCCTCAAATATTCAATGACCTTGTGCCAATTCTAACAAACAGTGTCCAGCCTTGTGGAAATGCAGAGGGAGACAGAGTCAATCAATTTATACTAACAGTACTTGATGTCATGATGCAAAAAAACCAAAagcaaaaactaaatataagTCATTCTGTATATGAAAATGTATGCAACAGTTTAATGCCTCCTACAAAAgctaattcaattcaaattagTCTTTCGACCTATAGAGTGTTTGCTCAGGTGAATGACTTTGCTCCAGAAGTTGTTGTAAAGTGTGGATTGTCCTCAATACCAGAGAGGATACTAAATACTGCAGAAATGACACTGGATGAAACCATGAAAGAAAAACTTCAAAAACTCAACACATCACTTGAAGATCCAGCAAGTTTAAGTGCAGTGGATAGACAATGTGAGGAAAACGCAGTTTCCTATTCAACAAGAAAACAGATGAAGAAGAAACAGCAAGAGTTGGAGTCAATGAAAGGAGATCGGCAAGAACCAATGACTCCTATCAAGGAGACGAATTCAAGTGTGCAGCCCATCGCACCGCCTGTTGAGAATTCACAAGTAGAAAGACGGTGGCATCCGATCAGTCGTCGCTGGAACAAAAATTTTCAAAAACTTTCTAAAATTGATGTTAACAAAAGCTATAGAATACAAAGCTTTACTCTTTTACTTAGTGATGAATTTAAGATCGCTAAAGGAAGTGATGGAACACAAGTTTTTCTCGGTCTAAGAGATGATGGCACAGAGGTGGCAGTGAAACGAATGCTTAAGTCCAACTACCAGGATCTCAAGAATGAGGAGACATTTTTAAGACTTCCAGAACTTGATGATCCTTCTATTGTGCGCTATATTGACTTTGCAGAAGATGACCACTTTGGATACCTTATTCTTCAGCTTTGTGAGTACACACTTGAAGAATTCATCCAAGATCACTTACCAGCCGATAGCTCTCAGAGGACTTGTGTTTTAAAAGAACTTGTGAGGGAAGTGCTCTGCAGTCTACAAGTTCTACACGGCCAACAAACTAAAGTACTTCATCGGGACATCAAACCCCAGAACGTTCTGATCGGTAGGAACTACATCTGAGTTTTagtttaaaaaggtttttaataACTGACTTAATTTACTGTTTCCACAGACATAAGAGGGAAAGCTAGACTGGCTGATTTTGGCATAAGTCGTAGACTGAAACCGAGTGAAACCACTTTACGAACAAGCACCGCTGGAACTAAATGCTGGAAGGCAAAAGAAGCAATAGATGAAGAAAGCAACAGTGGCTACAAAAGATGTTCTGACATTCAGGTCAGTCAAAAAGTCAACAAACTTTCAAAACAAGTTTGTCGGAAAAAGCATGACAATTCAAAATGTCATCTAACGCTGCGACCTGTTTTAAGGTTGCTTGGATGTTAGTGTACTACATTCTCTCTAGAGGGCATCATCCTTTCAGCAAAGGTGCTGCCTGCGAGTACAACATTCTGCAGGGAAAATACACACTAGAACACCTGGAGGATGATGTAGCGAAGGATCTTGTGGAGTTGATGATCAATGATGATCCAGTAAAGAGACCAACTGTGGAGAAGACACTTGCACACCCCTTCTTCTGGAATGATGAAAGGTAGAAATACATACGGGTCTAATTAGTCACTGTAAATTAAACAACAAGAGCAAAGTCTTGTCGTCACTATTCCAGTGGTACAGTCTCATGTGGGTTAACAGGCAGATTTAGATAGAGTGAAAAAAAATTCATAGGTCATTAATCCTGCCATGTTACTCTTCAGCCCAATGTAAAAGTAAGATGA of the Triplophysa dalaica isolate WHDGS20190420 chromosome 1, ASM1584641v1, whole genome shotgun sequence genome contains:
- the acox1 gene encoding peroxisomal acyl-coenzyme A oxidase 1 isoform X2, coding for MNPDIIRERQNATFNPEILTNILDDSAEKTRRRREIESLVINDPDFQHEDLNFLSRSERYDAALKKSAQMIVKIREHGISDPDEIYSYKRCLHRGRPEPLDLHLGMFLPTLLNQSSPEQLDAFFMPAWNLEIIGTYAQTELGHGTHIRGLETTATYHPATQEFVLNSPTISSIKWWPGGLGKTSNHAVVLAQLYTQGKCYGLHAFITPIRCMKTHMPLPGVVVGDIGPKFGFDEVDNGYLKLENVRIPRENMLMKYAKVELDGTYVKPPSDKLTYGTMVFIRSMIVGESAQALSKSCTIAIRYSSVRHQSELRPGEPEPQILDYQTQQYKLFPLLATAYAFHFVGQYMKTIYHRITGDINEGDFSGMPELHALSAGLKAFTTWVANAGIEMCRMACGGHGYSRCSSLPDIYVTFTPTCTYEGENTVMMLQTARYLVKSYKQARAGQQLNGIMSYLNEPQHTIQAQSVSSRPFMVNINDLASLVEAYKLRAAKLVETAAKGIQVELQHGKSNEDAWNNTSIDLVRASDAHCHYVVVKLFAAKLSEIGDTAVHSVISTLALLYALHGIAQNSGDFLQAGILSVPQLSQISQRLKGLLSEIRPNAVALVDAFDYRDEMLNSVLGRYDGNVYEHMFEWAKRSPLNHTEVHESFHKYLKPLRSKL
- the acox1 gene encoding peroxisomal acyl-coenzyme A oxidase 1 isoform X1; translation: MNPDIIRERQNATFNPEILTNILDDSAEKTRRRREIESLVINDPDFQHEDLNFLSRSERYDAALKKSAQMIVKIREHGISDPDEIYSYKRVARGTFQDPVGVHYVMFIPTLKSLGTVEQAKKWIPLAESFRVLGTYAQTELGHGTHIRGLETTATYHPATQEFVLNSPTISSIKWWPGGLGKTSNHAVVLAQLYTQGKCYGLHAFITPIRCMKTHMPLPGVVVGDIGPKFGFDEVDNGYLKLENVRIPRENMLMKYAKVELDGTYVKPPSDKLTYGTMVFIRSMIVGESAQALSKSCTIAIRYSSVRHQSELRPGEPEPQILDYQTQQYKLFPLLATAYAFHFVGQYMKTIYHRITGDINEGDFSGMPELHALSAGLKAFTTWVANAGIEMCRMACGGHGYSRCSSLPDIYVTFTPTCTYEGENTVMMLQTARYLVKSYKQARAGQQLNGIMSYLNEPQHTIQAQSVSSRPFMVNINDLASLVEAYKLRAAKLVETAAKGIQVELQHGKSNEDAWNNTSIDLVRASDAHCHYVVVKLFAAKLSEIGDTAVHSVISTLALLYALHGIAQNSGDFLQAGILSVPQLSQISQRLKGLLSEIRPNAVALVDAFDYRDEMLNSVLGRYDGNVYEHMFEWAKRSPLNHTEVHESFHKYLKPLRSKL
- the LOC130426645 gene encoding serine/threonine-protein kinase/endoribonuclease IRE2-like yields the protein MDDIIHRLSSQNEDLEKVQIFFSFSCAVPKKHQTEVFSIYKAHFLKENPFTHTLLFEEYFSVIGAGAEQYQQSAIKWLKDTKSSDKYIEDVIKRFPRISKMHYLAIAFNCLNAVLRVSERISPQIFNDLVPILTNSVQPCGNAEGDRVNQFILTVLDVMMQKNQKQKLNISHSVYENVCNSLMPPTKANSIQISLSTYRVFAQVNDFAPEVVVKCGLSSIPERILNTAEMTLDETMKEKLQKLNTSLEDPASLSAVDRQCEENAVSYSTRKQMKKKQQELESMKGDRQEPMTPIKETNSSVQPIAPPVENSQVERRWHPISRRWNKNFQKLSKIDVNKSYRIQSFTLLLSDEFKIAKGSDGTQVFLGLRDDGTEVAVKRMLKSNYQDLKNEETFLRLPELDDPSIVRYIDFAEDDHFGYLILQLCEYTLEEFIQDHLPADSSQRTCVLKELVREVLCSLQVLHGQQTKVLHRDIKPQNVLIDIRGKARLADFGISRRLKPSETTLRTSTAGTKCWKAKEAIDEESNSGYKRCSDIQVAWMLVYYILSRGHHPFSKGAACEYNILQGKYTLEHLEDDVAKDLVELMINDDPVKRPTVEKTLAHPFFWNDERKVDYVKRLGNQTEAENCRKVDEELLRAIEKCTEGKTFSEWRNKFGPELVQKLDEKKKAYPENTLGLLRFVRNLHEHYSEDAANINLMALFPDLFGSVYKFAKESGWHSRPSLKRFMNSAP